From the genome of Geitlerinema sp. PCC 9228:
CCCTGGTTTTTACTGACTTGGCGATTTTCATCGACAGAAAGATTGGCCATAAACATACCCAAACAGAACTTATTCGGTTTTATAAGCCATTTGCCAGAAATCTTTTTCTAATTCCGCAATTTTCAAAAAAGCATCTTCCGCCTGTTGCTGCACTTGGGGCGTAGCGTTTTCCAAAGCCGCATCCGCTTGTTTTCCCAAAAGTTGCACGTATTCAGAAAATTGGGAATTCCCCCAACGTTCGGCAAATTCCAAATAAGGCGCAGCCATTTTCCCTGGTAGCTGCCAAGCTTGATTGTAAGCGATTTCAATTGCCCACAACGCTACGGCTTGCACCGGATAGGGAGCATTTGCCAAACCAGCCATATACTCTCCGTAGGCTTGACAGGCAGCTTGTTTGGGAACATCCAAACTCAACTGGCGTTCCTTTGCTTTGGTTTGAAACCATTGCAGTTCGTCTTTGATGGCATGCAACCCTCCTAGCAAAACATCAAAATGTTCCACAGGTGCCGATGCCAATCCTTGTGCCAGAAATCGAGTAAATTCAATAACA
Proteins encoded in this window:
- a CDS encoding TenA family transcriptional regulator; amino-acid sequence: MSLTCQQLLDKYPQKWKAAISHPFLDNCSAGTIKPEQFNTWLVQDYLFVIEFTRFLAQGLASAPVEHFDVLLGGLHAIKDELQWFQTKAKERQLSLDVPKQAACQAYGEYMAGLANAPYPVQAVALWAIEIAYNQAWQLPGKMAAPYLEFAERWGNSQFSEYVQLLGKQADAALENATPQVQQQAEDAFLKIAELEKDFWQMAYKTE